The Methylomonas koyamae genome has a segment encoding these proteins:
- a CDS encoding response regulator, whose protein sequence is MNASIPTHDDLDFRLLFESSPDLYLVLNTNLEIVAVSDAYTRATLTRREDILGKTLFQVFPDNPDDPTAEGQRNLRTSLQRVLLSGKPDTMPVQKYDIPKPDGVGFEERYWSPINIPIFGKDGKVAYLLHRAEDLTEFIRVKQLGVEQSQLNDTLRAQAVRMEVELFARNKEVASASAELKAANQELSRLYAKTLELDELKTRFFANVSHEFRTPLSLMLGPLEELLARFAPQGQNPAASEYEQLSLVHRNALRLLKLVNSLLDFSRIEAGRMEAAYEATDLAAYTAELASVFRSAADKAGLRLTISCPALPEPVYVDRQMWEKIVLNLLSNAYKHTFAGEIEVALRWRGTAVELTVRDTGVGIAPDQLGQIFDRFHRVPNVRSRSHEGSGIGLALVQELVHLHGGEVGVTSTPGVGSIFSVTILTGTAHLPAEQLRPSQTAHAHPLGADFFAEEALRWELGTEHEHDNGQQTGTDNSPEFNSAISAHIVVADDNADMRGYVARLLRKQGYAVTAVRDGLAALAAVRQRRPDLVLTDIMMPGLDGIGLLSALRENRDTSTIPVILLSARAGEEERIQGLRHNADGYLTKPFGARDLLAHVGACLEISRLRNQEADREFRSLAETMPQMVWATRPDGWNIYHNQRWVEYTGLTVEESYGHAWISVLHPQDRPYAWEAWQRATQNNDSYSIECRMRRADGVYRWWLIRGVPLLNEQGRIQKWYGTCTDIQDLKEAETAIRESEARLHFALEISNTGAWEVDLETQAVYRSIEHARIFGYTDTESAWSTDNFLEHVLDADRPKVAALLREAFAGGGEKQFECRIRRTDGEIRWIMVAGRYRVTRTDGKSQVAVGVIQDITETKRAQDELKQHRDQLETLVASRTAELEQAMALTDAANRAKSAFLANMSHEIRTPMNAMLGFCYLLEQRHLDAESLALVRKIHKAGHTLLALINDILDFSKIEAGRLEIERAPFRLTELLDNLASIMTAAADNKDLELIITPPADIDALVGDALRLQQILINLLSNAIKFTERGEVELRVSVESTDKQQCKLRFGVRDTGIGISSAQQQLIFSAFGQADSRISRRFGGTGLGLSISLQLVELMGGHLQVSSEVGQGSEFWFVLPLQRDQRVERRPTELARLELLIADDCASVREALAVVASSLGWLADTAASGEAALMQALTRLDGKRFYDVIVLDWKMPGLGGLNAAKAIRQALKDKRRDIDPPILLMVAAHLREDLLAQPGIAEVAKVLSKPITASTLYSAVADSLHQAGPRGLLPAPTPIAAGKRRIPGVRVLVVDDSDINREVAKGVLEADGALVDTACDGQDALEWLQAHPDAVDIVLMDLQMPRLDGYAATRFIREDERWRELPIVALTAGAFQELRDAAQESGMSDFIAKPFNVAQMMETIQRWTGCVAEKANSDASGASAAIGSASASPPVPAAGAGEPELPAIDLPAARGLWGQLDVYRTYLDKFVAAYAQCGSAIADACGEGDLKAAAALAHKLSGLAGTLRLHQVAELACKLEMRLNAGEAGFKLAADLQTAIDRVCAAVDAWQEADHPGAAPEPVAAPLGDSLPALFAGMLEALDRNDPDDAEIWLGRLRRHSNPIHLAELDALLADFDFRGAEAAVRSLMQRLNFSIPE, encoded by the coding sequence ATGAATGCTTCCATCCCAACCCATGACGATTTGGATTTTCGCTTACTGTTCGAATCGTCGCCCGACCTCTATCTGGTTTTAAATACCAATCTGGAAATCGTCGCCGTCAGCGATGCGTATACCCGCGCCACGTTGACCCGCCGGGAAGACATATTGGGAAAAACGTTGTTCCAAGTGTTTCCCGACAACCCCGACGACCCGACGGCGGAAGGCCAACGCAATTTACGCACGTCCTTGCAGCGGGTGTTGCTGTCCGGCAAACCCGATACGATGCCGGTGCAAAAATACGACATACCCAAACCCGACGGCGTGGGGTTCGAGGAGCGCTATTGGAGTCCGATCAATATTCCAATTTTCGGCAAGGACGGCAAGGTGGCCTACCTGCTGCATCGGGCGGAAGATTTGACCGAGTTTATCCGCGTCAAACAACTGGGCGTAGAACAAAGCCAGCTCAACGATACCTTGCGCGCCCAGGCCGTCAGAATGGAAGTCGAGCTGTTCGCCCGCAACAAAGAGGTCGCATCCGCCAGCGCCGAGTTGAAGGCGGCTAACCAGGAATTGTCGCGCCTGTATGCCAAAACCTTGGAACTGGACGAGTTGAAGACCCGATTTTTTGCCAACGTCAGCCACGAATTTCGTACGCCGCTAAGCTTGATGCTGGGTCCGCTGGAAGAGCTATTGGCCCGCTTTGCCCCGCAAGGCCAGAATCCCGCGGCAAGCGAATACGAGCAACTCAGCCTGGTGCATAGAAACGCCTTGCGTCTGCTGAAATTAGTCAATTCGCTGCTCGACTTTTCCCGCATCGAAGCCGGGCGGATGGAAGCGGCTTACGAGGCGACCGATCTGGCCGCCTATACCGCCGAGCTCGCCAGCGTATTTCGATCGGCCGCCGACAAGGCGGGTCTGCGGCTTACCATCTCCTGCCCCGCCTTGCCGGAACCGGTGTATGTGGATCGGCAAATGTGGGAAAAGATCGTACTCAATCTTTTGAGCAATGCCTACAAACATACCTTTGCCGGCGAAATCGAGGTGGCGCTGCGCTGGCGCGGAACAGCGGTCGAACTGACCGTGCGCGACACCGGCGTCGGCATTGCGCCGGATCAGCTAGGCCAGATATTCGACCGCTTCCATCGGGTGCCGAACGTGCGCTCGCGCAGCCACGAGGGCAGCGGCATCGGTCTGGCTTTAGTGCAGGAACTGGTCCACTTGCACGGCGGCGAAGTCGGTGTAACGAGTACGCCGGGCGTCGGCAGCATTTTTTCTGTAACCATTCTTACCGGCACCGCACATTTGCCGGCGGAACAGCTCCGTCCGTCGCAAACGGCGCACGCTCATCCGCTGGGCGCCGATTTTTTTGCCGAGGAAGCATTGCGATGGGAGCTGGGAACGGAACACGAACATGACAACGGCCAACAAACCGGAACGGACAACTCGCCAGAGTTCAATTCCGCGATAAGCGCACACATCGTGGTTGCCGACGATAACGCCGACATGCGCGGCTATGTCGCCCGGCTGTTACGAAAACAGGGCTACGCCGTCACGGCGGTTCGCGACGGCCTAGCGGCGCTGGCCGCGGTACGCCAACGCCGGCCCGATCTGGTATTGACCGACATCATGATGCCGGGCCTGGATGGCATCGGTTTGCTGAGCGCGCTGCGCGAAAATCGGGATACCAGCACCATTCCGGTCATTTTGCTGTCGGCCCGGGCCGGAGAAGAAGAACGCATACAAGGCTTGCGTCACAATGCCGACGGTTATCTGACCAAGCCGTTCGGCGCGCGCGATTTGCTTGCGCATGTAGGAGCCTGCCTTGAAATCTCGCGGTTGCGCAACCAAGAGGCCGACCGCGAATTCCGTTCGCTGGCGGAGACGATGCCGCAAATGGTCTGGGCCACCCGGCCTGACGGCTGGAATATCTACCACAACCAACGCTGGGTGGAATATACCGGGCTTACAGTCGAAGAAAGTTACGGCCACGCCTGGATCTCCGTGTTGCACCCGCAGGATAGGCCCTACGCGTGGGAAGCCTGGCAACGCGCGACCCAGAATAACGACAGCTATTCCATTGAATGCCGCATGCGCCGGGCGGACGGCGTTTACCGCTGGTGGCTGATCCGGGGCGTGCCGCTGCTAAACGAGCAAGGCCGGATTCAAAAATGGTACGGCACCTGTACCGACATCCAAGATTTAAAAGAAGCCGAAACCGCTATTCGGGAAAGCGAAGCAAGGCTGCATTTTGCGTTGGAGATATCGAATACCGGCGCCTGGGAAGTCGATTTGGAAACGCAGGCGGTTTATCGCTCTATCGAACACGCCCGCATCTTCGGCTATACCGACACCGAGTCGGCATGGTCGACCGACAACTTTTTGGAACATGTGCTGGACGCAGACCGGCCCAAGGTCGCGGCATTACTGCGGGAGGCGTTTGCCGGCGGCGGCGAAAAACAATTCGAATGCCGGATTCGCCGCACGGATGGCGAAATCCGCTGGATCATGGTCGCAGGCCGCTATCGCGTCACCAGAACCGACGGCAAAAGCCAGGTCGCCGTAGGCGTTATTCAAGACATTACCGAAACCAAGCGCGCCCAGGACGAGCTCAAGCAGCACCGCGACCAACTGGAAACGCTGGTCGCCAGCCGAACCGCCGAACTGGAACAAGCCATGGCGTTGACGGACGCCGCCAACCGGGCCAAGAGCGCCTTTCTGGCCAATATGAGCCATGAAATCCGCACGCCGATGAATGCCATGCTGGGTTTTTGCTATCTATTGGAACAGCGCCATTTGGACGCCGAATCGCTGGCCTTGGTGCGCAAAATCCACAAGGCCGGGCATACGCTGCTCGCCCTGATCAACGATATCCTCGACTTTTCCAAGATCGAGGCCGGCCGACTCGAAATCGAGCGGGCGCCGTTCAGGCTGACGGAACTGTTGGACAACCTAGCCTCTATCATGACGGCTGCTGCCGATAATAAAGACTTGGAATTGATCATCACTCCACCCGCCGACATCGACGCCTTGGTTGGCGATGCCTTGCGCCTCCAGCAAATCTTGATCAACTTGCTCAGTAACGCGATCAAATTTACCGAACGCGGCGAAGTCGAGTTGCGCGTTAGCGTGGAATCCACGGACAAACAACAATGTAAGCTGCGTTTTGGGGTGCGCGATACCGGCATCGGCATTTCCAGCGCACAGCAGCAACTGATTTTCTCGGCTTTCGGCCAAGCCGATAGCAGAATCAGCCGCCGATTCGGCGGCACCGGCTTGGGCTTGAGCATCAGCTTGCAATTGGTGGAACTGATGGGCGGCCACCTGCAAGTAAGCAGCGAAGTCGGCCAGGGCAGCGAATTCTGGTTCGTGCTGCCGTTGCAGCGCGACCAACGCGTGGAACGCCGGCCTACCGAACTGGCTCGGCTCGAACTGCTGATCGCAGATGACTGCGCCAGCGTGCGCGAGGCGCTGGCCGTTGTCGCCAGCTCTCTGGGTTGGCTGGCCGATACCGCAGCTTCCGGCGAGGCCGCCCTGATGCAAGCGCTAACCAGACTGGACGGCAAACGTTTTTACGATGTTATCGTGTTGGATTGGAAAATGCCGGGGCTGGGCGGGCTGAACGCCGCCAAGGCCATACGGCAAGCGCTGAAGGACAAACGCCGGGACATCGACCCGCCGATACTGCTCATGGTCGCCGCTCATTTGCGCGAAGACCTATTGGCCCAACCGGGTATCGCGGAAGTGGCCAAGGTACTGAGCAAGCCGATCACCGCCTCAACGCTGTATTCCGCCGTCGCCGACTCGCTGCACCAAGCTGGGCCGCGAGGTTTGCTGCCGGCCCCGACGCCTATCGCCGCCGGCAAGCGCCGCATTCCAGGCGTACGCGTGCTGGTGGTGGACGATAGCGATATTAACCGGGAAGTAGCCAAAGGCGTCCTGGAAGCGGATGGCGCGCTGGTCGATACGGCCTGCGACGGCCAGGACGCGCTGGAATGGCTACAAGCCCATCCCGATGCGGTGGATATCGTATTGATGGACCTGCAAATGCCGCGCCTGGACGGCTATGCCGCCACGCGCTTTATCCGCGAGGATGAACGCTGGCGGGAGCTACCCATCGTTGCGCTGACCGCCGGCGCCTTCCAGGAATTGCGCGATGCGGCGCAGGAATCCGGCATGAGCGATTTTATCGCCAAGCCGTTCAACGTGGCGCAGATGATGGAAACCATCCAGCGCTGGACCGGATGCGTAGCCGAGAAGGCCAATTCGGACGCTAGCGGCGCAAGCGCAGCCATAGGCTCAGCAAGCGCATCGCCGCCGGTGCCGGCGGCCGGTGCTGGCGAACCCGAGTTGCCGGCTATCGATCTGCCGGCCGCACGCGGCCTATGGGGCCAGCTCGACGTCTACCGCACTTATCTGGATAAATTCGTCGCCGCTTATGCGCAGTGCGGATCGGCCATTGCCGACGCCTGCGGCGAAGGCGACCTGAAAGCCGCCGCAGCTCTGGCGCATAAATTGAGCGGCTTGGCCGGAACCTTACGGCTGCACCAGGTTGCGGAATTGGCATGCAAACTAGAAATGCGCTTGAATGCGGGCGAAGCGGGCTTTAAACTGGCGGCAGACCTGCAAACCGCGATCGACCGGGTATGTGCGGCGGTCGACGCCTGGCAAGAAGCCGACCATCCCGGCGCAGCGCCGGAGCCGGTTGCCGCGCCACTCGGGGACAGCTTGCCTGCGTTGTTCGCGGGCATGCTGGAAGCGCTGGACCGTAACGATCCCGATGACGCCGAAATCTGGCTGGGCCGGCTGCGGCGGCATTCGAATCCTATCCATTTGGCCGAGTTGGACGCGCTACTGGCCGATTTCGATTTCCGCGGGGCGGAAGCTGCCGTGCGTAGCCTGATGCAGCGCCTGAATTTCTCGATACCGGAGTAA